The following coding sequences lie in one Spinacia oleracea cultivar Varoflay chromosome 1, BTI_SOV_V1, whole genome shotgun sequence genomic window:
- the LOC110779856 gene encoding uncharacterized protein encodes MQRDREAAHDRLVADYFSDQPIYNEDNFRRRFCMRRPLFLRIVNTLSASNRYFQQHPNATMRLGASAVQKCTTAIRMLAYGCAADQVDEYLKLGASTSRECLKQFVDGVIAHFSTDYLREPTPEDVQRLLREGDERGFLGMLRSIDCMHWVWKNCPGGWKGSCNDINVLQRSPVFNDIIKNRAPQVQFTVNGNTYKKGYYLTDGIYPKWSMFVDAITAPQTGKQRLFTERQESARKDVERAFGVLQARFAIIRKPALAWNVDMLWKFMMACIIMHNMIVEDERDTYLNYKYPREFAQEQPENMAGSSTGNATTFFVTPGHYDPQNFRRLMDTRQEVRDRTTHFSLKNDLVEHLWGRSRRSSVA; translated from the exons ATGCAAAGGGATCGTGAAGCAGCTCACGATCGTTTAGTTGCAGACTACTTCAGTGACCAACCAATATACAACGAAGATAATTTCCGACGTAGGTTTTGCATGCGAAGACCTCTTTTCCTTCGCATTGTGAACACATTAAGTGCAAGTAATCGCTACTTTCAACAGCATCCAAATGCAACGATGCGACTGGGTGCTTCAGCTGTTCAAAAATGCACAACGGCTATAAGGATGTTAGCCTATGGTTGTGCAGCTGACCAAGTCGACGAGTATCTAAAACTTGGTGCATCCACATCTAGAGAATGTCTTAAACAATTTGTTGATGGAGTGATTGCTCACTTTTCCACTGACTACCTTCGTGAACCAACGCCTGAAGATGTCCAACGTCTTCTTAGAGAAGGGGATGAAAGAGGTTTTCTTGGCATGTTGAGGAGCATCGATTGCATGCATTGGGTGTGGAAAAATTGTCCAGGTGGATGGAAAG GGTCGTGCAATGACATAAACGTACTTCAACGTTCCCCGGTTTTCAATGATATTATAAAAAACCGAGCTCCACAAGTTCAGTTCACCGTGAATGGAAATACATACAAGAAGGGGTATTATCTCACTGATGGGATTTATCCAAAATGGTCCATGTTTGTGGATGCCATTACTGCCCCGCAAACCGGTAAGCAAAGGTTGTTCACCGAACGCCAAGAGAGCGCTAGAAAAGATGTAGAGCGTGCCTTTGGTGTGCTACAAGCTCGATTTGCAATAATTAGGaaacctgctttggcatggaacGTTGATATGCTATGGAAATTTATGATGGCATGTATCATCATGCACAATATGATTGTTGAAGATGAGCGTGATACTTATTTGAATTATAAATATCCACGCGAGTTTGCCCAAGAACAACCTGAAAATATGGCAGGATCATCAACCGGAAACGCTACAACATTCTTTGTTACACCCGGGCATTATGATCCACAAAATTTTCGTAGATTGATGGATACAAGACAAGAAGTTCGTGATAGAACAACTCATTTCTCACTGAAAAACGACTTGGTTGAACATTTATGGGGAAGATCCAGGAGATCGTCTGTGGCGTAG